In Symmachiella dynata, the following are encoded in one genomic region:
- a CDS encoding DUF1501 domain-containing protein, with protein MLRILGSQKRLCRGVNRRDVLNIGSCGLGALTLSQLLGEPTAQAKAVQRAATFGQAKRVILLYLAGAASQLETFDPKPDAAAEVRGEHKAIQTAIPTVRISEHLPQTARIMDRLTLIRSMTHDNNNHSNVFTLTGHPAVDFQSETHPLDTRHHPFFGSVLDYLAERRSPDALSPGIPRNLALPFRFSKFNPLFQRSGPYGGFLGRGYDPVYTEFDGEAKREVERVGVFGVGSTKEKDPFVSVKPELKFSVSGAAQQQPGLTLDRLNKRKSLLGQLESQRRTVEESQAIASLSRHQQMAWSLLRSQEIREALDISREPMSRRERYGMNLFGQAVLAGRRLLEAGGRVVSIFWDEYKVVNTAWDTHFNLYKRLNNELLPGLDSALSALIIDLEERGLLDETLVLVLTEHGRTPKIIERAKTPGRDHWSNAYCNLLSGAGLNPGQVLGSSDSQAGYVQNNPVSPMDVLATMYHLVGIDEHTTIPGRAGRPMPLVANGRVLHELLNS; from the coding sequence ATGCTGAGAATCCTGGGATCCCAAAAGCGACTCTGTCGCGGCGTCAACCGACGTGATGTGTTGAACATCGGTTCCTGCGGCCTAGGGGCGTTGACGCTCTCGCAACTTCTGGGAGAACCCACCGCTCAAGCCAAAGCTGTGCAACGCGCAGCAACCTTTGGGCAAGCAAAGCGCGTCATCCTGTTGTATCTGGCCGGAGCGGCCTCACAGCTGGAAACATTTGATCCCAAACCAGACGCCGCTGCTGAAGTCCGTGGGGAACACAAAGCGATTCAGACAGCGATCCCCACCGTTCGCATCAGCGAGCATCTCCCCCAAACTGCACGCATCATGGACCGCTTGACGTTGATTCGGTCCATGACGCATGACAACAACAATCACTCAAATGTCTTTACATTAACAGGGCACCCTGCTGTTGATTTCCAGAGTGAGACGCACCCTTTGGATACACGGCATCATCCGTTCTTTGGAAGTGTTCTGGATTATTTGGCAGAACGCCGGTCGCCGGACGCACTCTCGCCTGGGATCCCGCGCAATCTTGCCTTGCCATTTCGGTTCAGCAAATTCAATCCACTGTTTCAACGTTCGGGGCCATACGGCGGTTTTCTGGGTCGCGGATATGACCCCGTGTATACCGAATTTGATGGAGAGGCCAAACGCGAGGTTGAACGGGTCGGGGTTTTTGGTGTCGGTAGCACAAAAGAGAAGGATCCGTTTGTCAGCGTAAAACCAGAGCTGAAGTTTTCCGTTTCAGGTGCGGCACAACAACAACCTGGATTGACCCTTGATCGGCTCAACAAGCGGAAGTCGTTGCTAGGCCAACTGGAGTCGCAACGCCGCACTGTTGAGGAATCGCAAGCTATCGCTAGTCTTAGCCGACACCAACAAATGGCTTGGTCACTGCTGCGGTCACAGGAGATTCGCGAGGCACTCGATATATCGCGCGAACCGATGTCTCGTCGCGAACGCTACGGCATGAACCTGTTCGGCCAAGCTGTTCTCGCGGGACGCCGGCTACTAGAAGCCGGTGGACGTGTTGTTTCTATTTTCTGGGACGAATATAAGGTCGTCAACACGGCATGGGACACACACTTCAACCTATACAAACGTCTGAATAACGAGTTGCTGCCCGGTCTGGATAGCGCGCTGAGTGCACTGATTATCGACCTAGAGGAACGGGGACTGCTTGACGAAACGTTAGTTTTAGTCCTGACTGAACATGGCCGCACTCCGAAAATTATCGAACGTGCCAAAACACCGGGGCGTGATCATTGGTCGAATGCTTATTGTAATTTGCTTTCTGGCGCCGGATTGAACCCGGGGCAAGTTCTGGGAAGCAGTGACTCCCAAGCAGGCTATGTTCAAAACAATCCAGTCAGCCCGATGGATGTCTTGGCGACGATGTACCACCTTGTCGGTATCGATGAACACACCACGATCCCCGGCCGTGCGGGTCGCCCCATGCCACTCGTCGCCAACGGCCGCGTGCTCCACGAATTGCTCAACAGCTGA
- a CDS encoding sialate O-acetylesterase: protein MSKSFTLLSALLVLWFTNALNAEDFAIRDGETVGFLGDSITAARTYGKHIEKFTLLRYPEREVHFINLGRGGDTAAGGLKRLERDVFDNGVTLLTVAYGVNDIGWGAKADDEHRQLYLDSIRKIVAACKKRGVRVYICSAAITAGHPDKTKNDFLQQMCDAGLAIARDEGAGTIDIQRTMRDIQRSVLTANESLPVEKHESLHVADGIHLNDLGQMAMAYAILKGLGAPADVSSCVIDAAAGQVLETNGCQISEVTAADDTITFTRLDRGLPYNSGAFATLKYRYVPMNQINQYRLTVRNLNPGKYKLTVSGREIGIWRAGEFAKGLNIASTTPDAWQPGGPWDAQATVLKSLTEARYEVDLAHLHAKRSLPETPLLDSLTNQAEHANQEIEEMQRFVAKPRPYQFVLTREADETTIASPLENQVFQRHARNAGRILIRGRTTRDVDQVQVRFRGQPLQGEVPGEWQSIKFNREDGVFQKSLEFPAGGWFSMDLKLTKAGQTVAQQTVDKFGVGEVFVGAGQSNSTNSGQFKTKQTTGMVSSFSGEHWQIADDPQPGVADRSQGGSYFPAFGDALYEAYQVPIGIAATGYGGTSVNAWQPKDEGLFRWMMTRIDQLGPHGFRAILWHQGESDVEMPSDEYYDKLKRVIDTSRDEAGWNIPWLVAQVSYHNPDAPSFKTTRTAQAKLWAEGVALEGPDTDTLTGDHRDLDGKGIHFSPKGLKAHGLLWSEQVKPLIDKAIQ from the coding sequence ATGTCAAAATCCTTTACGCTTCTAAGCGCTTTGCTCGTGCTCTGGTTCACAAACGCTTTGAATGCGGAGGATTTTGCCATTCGAGATGGCGAGACTGTCGGCTTTTTGGGGGATAGTATCACTGCAGCAAGGACATACGGAAAGCACATCGAAAAATTCACACTCTTGCGCTATCCGGAGCGGGAAGTGCATTTCATCAATTTGGGGAGAGGTGGTGACACAGCAGCGGGTGGCCTCAAGCGGCTTGAGCGGGATGTGTTTGATAATGGCGTGACTCTGCTAACCGTTGCGTATGGCGTCAACGATATCGGTTGGGGGGCCAAGGCGGATGACGAACACCGGCAATTGTATCTCGATTCGATTCGCAAAATCGTTGCGGCTTGCAAGAAACGAGGCGTCCGGGTTTATATTTGTTCGGCAGCAATCACCGCGGGACATCCTGACAAGACCAAGAATGATTTTCTCCAACAGATGTGCGATGCGGGATTGGCCATTGCCCGAGATGAGGGGGCAGGGACCATTGATATTCAGCGGACCATGCGAGACATCCAGCGGTCGGTTCTTACCGCGAATGAGTCTCTTCCAGTTGAGAAGCATGAATCGTTGCACGTTGCCGACGGCATTCACCTGAATGACTTGGGGCAAATGGCGATGGCCTATGCGATTTTGAAGGGATTGGGAGCGCCGGCTGATGTCTCATCCTGTGTCATCGATGCCGCGGCTGGTCAGGTTCTAGAAACAAACGGTTGTCAAATCTCTGAGGTCACTGCTGCTGACGATACCATAACCTTCACGCGCCTGGATCGAGGCCTGCCGTACAACAGCGGCGCGTTCGCGACCTTGAAGTATCGCTACGTGCCCATGAATCAAATCAACCAATATCGACTGACGGTGCGGAATCTCAATCCCGGCAAGTACAAGCTCACGGTTTCCGGACGAGAAATCGGCATCTGGCGCGCAGGCGAATTCGCCAAGGGGCTTAATATCGCTTCCACAACTCCGGATGCTTGGCAGCCAGGCGGTCCTTGGGATGCGCAAGCGACTGTGTTGAAGTCTCTCACTGAGGCAAGGTACGAAGTCGATTTAGCCCACTTGCACGCGAAGCGGTCGCTGCCCGAGACTCCGTTGCTAGATTCGCTGACCAACCAAGCAGAACATGCCAATCAGGAAATTGAAGAAATGCAGCGATTTGTCGCCAAACCGCGACCGTATCAGTTTGTCCTGACCCGCGAAGCGGATGAGACGACAATTGCATCCCCACTAGAAAATCAGGTGTTTCAACGGCATGCCCGCAACGCGGGTCGGATCCTCATTCGGGGGAGGACCACGAGGGATGTGGATCAGGTCCAGGTTCGTTTTCGTGGGCAGCCGTTACAAGGAGAAGTTCCGGGTGAGTGGCAGTCGATCAAGTTCAATCGCGAGGACGGGGTATTCCAGAAATCACTGGAGTTTCCCGCCGGGGGGTGGTTTTCAATGGATCTCAAGCTGACCAAGGCAGGCCAAACCGTCGCACAGCAAACTGTCGACAAGTTCGGCGTCGGCGAGGTTTTTGTTGGGGCAGGGCAGTCCAACTCGACTAACTCGGGACAGTTCAAGACAAAACAAACGACCGGCATGGTCTCCTCCTTTAGTGGAGAGCATTGGCAGATCGCCGATGACCCTCAACCGGGAGTCGCAGACCGTTCACAGGGAGGGAGCTATTTCCCAGCGTTTGGTGATGCTCTGTATGAGGCGTATCAGGTTCCGATCGGTATCGCAGCCACAGGATATGGAGGGACGAGCGTCAATGCCTGGCAGCCAAAGGATGAAGGGCTATTTCGCTGGATGATGACACGTATCGATCAACTCGGTCCGCATGGATTTCGGGCGATTCTTTGGCACCAGGGAGAAAGCGATGTGGAAATGCCCAGTGACGAGTACTACGACAAACTCAAGCGTGTGATCGACACGAGTCGTGATGAAGCGGGTTGGAACATTCCGTGGCTCGTCGCCCAGGTCTCGTATCACAATCCCGATGCGCCTTCATTTAAAACAACACGTACGGCGCAAGCAAAATTGTGGGCCGAGGGCGTGGCCCTGGAAGGGCCGGATACGGACACACTGACAGGTGATCATCGTGACTTAGATGGAAAAGGAATCCACTTCAGCCCCAAAGGTCTCAAAGCACATGGGCTGCTGTGGAGCGAACAGGTCAAACCATTGATTGATAAGGCCATCCAATAG
- a CDS encoding PQQ-dependent sugar dehydrogenase, giving the protein MASVKTGLAGEGTEFYYIWNPLRYHFRTHYQMLGKRKQRLGRDSRHFFPIVLGLIGLVSLTGDQSLTAEQGSSTKSDRALWTTSRIHGTPDPPLPYQLENAFPELKFDEPLAISLIPGTNRFLLCERNGKLFTFADTPDAKPKLLMDLERTIYGAAAHPDFVNNGRLFVVSIVKEGAEDGTRLSRFETSADDRFHAKPLSEVVLLSWLAGGHNGGCVRFGPDGLLYVSTGDGSGWADWHLTGQRIDDFLASILRIDVDRSAGDKPYAIPADNPFINTPDACPEVYSYGHRNVWKFSFDGEGHLWAGDVGQDLWEMIELVQPGGNYGWSIKEGTHDFKPDRQLGPTPIQPPLLEHPHSESRSITGGYIWEAAEPADLHGCYIYGDYDTGKIWSVRLVGGQPTKPRQLADTQFRIVAFAQNKQGEVLVVDHVSGTLQRLVPAPLPDEDEPTFPRLLSETGLFVSTTDHIPQPGLIPYSVNAPLWSDGASKERFIARPGDSQILFDDVTYPAPPPGWRFPDGTVLVKTFSLEMEAGNPLSTRRLETRLLHFKSMPGDRERYGAQFWRGYTYVWNDAQTDAVLLDAQGADRVLNIQDKNAPGGVRQQTWHFPSRAECTLCHTMAAKYALGVNTLQMNRLHDYGDGQPRNQLAQLEEWGVFAKPLPQSPEALPRLADYHDHTQSINDRARSYLHANCSHCHRLWGGGLTDFQLLADLPLSKAGLIDATPERGHYGIKDARLIAPGHPDRSLLTHRMSLLKIGRMPHIGSSVIDEEGVELLREWIQQMK; this is encoded by the coding sequence ATGGCATCTGTCAAAACCGGCTTGGCTGGCGAGGGAACAGAGTTTTATTACATCTGGAATCCGCTTCGATATCATTTTCGGACGCATTACCAAATGCTCGGAAAAAGAAAACAACGATTGGGGAGAGACTCTCGGCACTTTTTCCCAATAGTTCTTGGCTTGATTGGCCTGGTCTCCTTGACCGGGGACCAGAGCCTGACTGCTGAGCAAGGCTCCTCAACCAAAAGTGATCGTGCGCTCTGGACCACCTCTCGGATCCACGGGACACCCGACCCGCCGCTTCCCTATCAGCTGGAGAATGCTTTTCCAGAATTGAAGTTTGACGAGCCATTGGCAATCAGCCTGATTCCCGGGACCAACCGGTTTCTGCTCTGCGAACGGAACGGCAAACTGTTCACGTTTGCAGACACTCCCGATGCCAAGCCCAAGCTGTTGATGGATCTTGAGCGGACTATTTACGGGGCCGCCGCGCATCCGGACTTTGTGAACAATGGCCGCTTGTTTGTTGTCTCCATCGTGAAAGAGGGGGCTGAGGATGGGACCCGGCTGTCGCGATTCGAAACTTCAGCCGATGATCGTTTTCATGCCAAGCCGCTGTCAGAAGTCGTCCTGCTGTCTTGGCTAGCCGGAGGGCACAACGGCGGCTGTGTCCGGTTTGGTCCCGATGGCCTGTTGTATGTTTCTACCGGTGATGGCAGTGGCTGGGCCGATTGGCACTTGACCGGTCAGCGCATCGACGATTTTCTCGCTTCCATCCTCCGCATCGACGTCGATCGTTCCGCAGGGGACAAGCCTTATGCTATTCCGGCAGACAATCCTTTTATCAATACGCCCGATGCCTGTCCGGAAGTCTATTCTTATGGACATCGCAACGTTTGGAAGTTCAGCTTTGACGGCGAGGGCCATCTCTGGGCGGGGGATGTTGGTCAGGATTTGTGGGAGATGATCGAGCTCGTTCAACCGGGTGGCAACTACGGTTGGAGCATCAAAGAGGGAACCCATGATTTCAAACCGGACCGCCAGCTGGGACCGACACCGATACAGCCGCCGTTGCTCGAACATCCTCACAGCGAATCACGTTCCATCACCGGGGGATACATTTGGGAAGCAGCCGAACCGGCCGACCTGCATGGCTGTTACATCTATGGTGATTACGACACGGGCAAGATCTGGAGTGTGCGACTCGTGGGTGGTCAGCCCACGAAGCCACGTCAACTGGCCGACACGCAATTCCGGATTGTCGCCTTCGCTCAAAACAAGCAAGGCGAAGTGCTTGTCGTCGACCATGTGAGCGGCACACTCCAACGGTTGGTCCCGGCGCCACTGCCTGATGAGGACGAGCCAACATTCCCTCGTTTGCTCAGTGAGACCGGCCTGTTTGTTTCCACCACCGACCACATTCCACAGCCGGGGCTGATTCCTTACTCGGTCAATGCTCCACTCTGGTCGGATGGAGCCAGCAAGGAACGATTTATCGCCAGGCCCGGCGATTCACAAATTCTCTTCGACGACGTCACTTATCCCGCGCCACCCCCCGGCTGGCGATTTCCCGATGGAACGGTGCTTGTCAAAACATTTTCGCTGGAAATGGAAGCCGGCAATCCCTTATCCACACGCCGATTGGAGACGCGTCTCCTGCATTTCAAAAGCATGCCGGGCGATCGCGAGCGGTACGGGGCACAGTTTTGGCGAGGCTACACCTACGTCTGGAATGACGCTCAGACCGATGCTGTTTTGCTCGATGCACAAGGAGCGGACCGTGTACTGAACATTCAGGATAAAAACGCCCCCGGGGGAGTGAGGCAGCAGACTTGGCACTTCCCCAGCCGGGCCGAATGCACGCTCTGCCATACGATGGCTGCCAAATATGCACTCGGTGTCAACACACTGCAAATGAACCGGCTGCACGATTACGGCGATGGCCAACCACGGAATCAGCTTGCACAACTCGAAGAGTGGGGAGTTTTCGCCAAGCCGCTTCCCCAGTCTCCGGAGGCTCTTCCTCGACTGGCCGACTATCACGACCATACCCAAAGTATCAACGACCGGGCGCGGTCTTATCTCCACGCCAACTGCTCGCACTGCCATCGACTCTGGGGGGGAGGTCTCACCGATTTTCAGTTGCTGGCCGATTTGCCACTCAGCAAAGCTGGACTCATTGATGCCACGCCTGAACGAGGCCACTACGGCATTAAAGACGCGCGCCTCATCGCCCCCGGCCACCCGGACCGCTCACTGCTCACACATCGCATGAGCTTGCTTAAAATCGGACGCATGCCCCACATTGGCTCAAGCGTCATTGATGAAGAGGGGGTGGAGTTACTCCGCGAGTGGATTCAGCAGATGAAGTAG